One Hydrogenoanaerobacterium saccharovorans DNA segment encodes these proteins:
- a CDS encoding YbaK/EbsC family protein, with protein MSVEKVREYLKQFGVADKIEEFDTSSATVELAAKALGCEPERIAKSIACETETESVLIVTAGDTKLDNAKYKAQFSTKAKMIPPQEVEEKVGHAVGGVCPFAINKSVMVYLDISLKRFDKVYPACGSSNSAIGLSIDELVQCSNSIGWVDVCKIKE; from the coding sequence ATGTCAGTTGAAAAAGTAAGAGAATATCTAAAGCAATTTGGCGTTGCTGATAAGATTGAGGAGTTTGACACATCTTCTGCTACGGTAGAGTTGGCAGCAAAAGCATTGGGATGTGAACCTGAACGCATTGCAAAATCGATTGCTTGTGAAACAGAGACTGAGAGCGTACTAATTGTTACTGCGGGCGACACCAAACTGGATAATGCCAAATACAAAGCCCAATTTAGTACAAAAGCTAAAATGATACCACCACAGGAAGTGGAAGAAAAAGTAGGGCACGCGGTAGGCGGAGTTTGCCCGTTCGCAATCAACAAAAGTGTAATGGTTTATCTTGATATTTCGCTAAAAAGATTTGACAAAGTCTACCCAGCATGCGGAAGCAGCAACAGTGCAATTGGATTGTCAATAGACGAGTTGGTTCAATGCTCAAACAGCATAGGTTGGGTGGATGTTTGCAAAATAAAGGAATAA
- the nifJ gene encoding pyruvate:ferredoxin (flavodoxin) oxidoreductase, with translation MARKMKTMDGNNAAAHVSYAFTDLAAIYPITPSSVMAEVSDKWSADGRVNIFGEKVKVVEMQSEAGAAGTVHGSLAAGALTTTFTASQGLLLMIPNMYKMAGELLPAVIDVSARAVASHALNIFGDHSDVYACRQTGFAMLCEGNVQEVMDLTAVAHLSAIKGRVPFLNFFDGFRTSHEIQKIEVWDYADLKEMCDLDAVDAFRKNALNPEHPVLRGTAQNGDIFFQAREACNKFYDALPAVVEDYMGKVNAKLGTNYGLFNYYGAPDADNVIVAMGSVCDTIEETIDYLNANGKKVGLIKVRLYRPFSAAHLIAAIPETAKVISVLDRTKEPGSLGEPLYLDVVASLKDSKFHNTPVLGGRYGLGSKDTTPAQIIAVYNNAAAQGKKTFTIGITDDVTNLSLEITENPDTTPKGTTSCKFWGLGSDGTVGANKNSIKIIGDHTDMYAQAYFAYDSKKSGGVTISHLRFGHTPIRSTYYINKANFVACHNPSYVGKYDMVEDLKDGGTFLLNCGWDMDEINARMPGKDKRYIANHNIKFYTLDGVKAGKELGLGTRINTVLQSAFFKLANIIPQEDAIKYMKDAATASYGKKGEKVVAMNHAAIDMGANAIVEIKVPEDWKNAPDNEYDKVSVATGSRKELVDYVNNIQIPVNAQRGDKLPVSAFNGAEDGTFPQGSAAFEKRGIAVDTPQWQPENCIQCNFCSYVCPHAVIRPMVMTEEEAAKAPASQKYVDMVGMPGYKFAMTVSVLDCTGCGSCANVCPGKKGAKALVMKPLDENLDKQEGAAYNLTLSAKPEVFEKFKETTVKGSQFKQPLLEFSGACGGCGETPYAKLATQLFGDRMYIANATGCSSIWGGSAPSTPYTVNKKGFGPAWANSLFEDNAEFGYGMYLAQATLRNQAITKILALSKNAEGAVKEACEAYLSTVNDGVANTPAAEKLIAELEKCGCAEAKEILKNKEFLAKKSNWIFGGDGWAFDIGFGGLDHVIASGEDVNILVFNTEVYSNTGGQSSKATPTGAVAQFAAAGKEVKQKDLAAIAMSYGYVYVAQVAMGADYNQCIKAFVEAESYHGPSLIIAYSPCINHGIKGGLVNAQTQIKAAVAAGYWHMFRFDPRLAGEGKNPFQLDSKAPSASYADFIKNEVRYTALTRAFPERAEVLFDKAEKVAADKYNHLLKLSKLYDVE, from the coding sequence ATGGCAAGAAAAATGAAAACCATGGACGGCAACAATGCTGCCGCTCATGTGTCGTATGCATTTACCGATCTTGCAGCGATTTACCCCATCACACCGTCTTCCGTTATGGCTGAGGTTTCAGACAAATGGTCGGCTGACGGGCGTGTAAACATCTTCGGTGAAAAAGTAAAAGTAGTAGAGATGCAGTCTGAGGCCGGTGCTGCAGGTACCGTTCACGGCTCTCTTGCTGCCGGTGCTCTTACCACCACCTTTACCGCTTCTCAGGGTCTTCTTCTTATGATCCCTAACATGTACAAAATGGCCGGTGAACTTCTGCCAGCAGTTATTGACGTTTCTGCTCGTGCGGTTGCTTCGCACGCACTGAATATTTTCGGTGATCACTCTGACGTTTATGCTTGCCGTCAAACCGGTTTTGCTATGCTCTGCGAGGGCAACGTACAAGAGGTTATGGACCTGACCGCAGTTGCTCATCTTTCTGCTATCAAAGGCAGAGTACCTTTCTTGAACTTCTTCGATGGTTTCAGAACCTCTCACGAGATTCAGAAAATCGAAGTATGGGATTACGCAGACCTCAAAGAGATGTGCGATTTGGATGCTGTTGATGCATTCAGAAAGAACGCACTCAACCCCGAGCATCCTGTACTGCGCGGTACCGCACAGAACGGCGATATCTTCTTCCAGGCTCGTGAGGCTTGCAATAAATTCTATGATGCTCTTCCCGCAGTTGTGGAAGATTACATGGGCAAAGTAAATGCCAAACTCGGCACCAACTACGGCTTATTCAACTACTATGGTGCCCCCGATGCTGACAATGTCATTGTTGCAATGGGCTCTGTTTGCGATACCATTGAAGAGACCATCGATTACCTGAATGCAAACGGCAAAAAAGTTGGTTTGATTAAAGTTCGTCTTTACAGACCGTTCTCTGCTGCTCACCTGATTGCTGCAATCCCCGAGACTGCAAAGGTAATTTCTGTTCTTGACAGAACCAAAGAGCCTGGTTCTTTGGGCGAGCCTTTGTACCTCGACGTTGTTGCATCTCTCAAAGATTCCAAATTCCATAACACTCCCGTTTTGGGCGGACGTTACGGTTTGGGTTCGAAAGATACCACACCTGCACAGATTATTGCTGTTTACAACAATGCTGCTGCACAGGGTAAAAAGACATTTACCATCGGCATCACCGATGACGTTACCAATCTTTCTCTCGAAATCACCGAGAACCCCGATACTACACCAAAAGGCACAACCAGCTGTAAATTCTGGGGTCTTGGTTCTGACGGTACCGTTGGTGCAAACAAAAACTCCATCAAGATTATTGGTGACCACACCGACATGTATGCACAGGCATACTTTGCTTATGACTCTAAAAAATCCGGCGGCGTAACCATTTCTCACTTGAGATTCGGCCACACCCCCATCCGTTCTACCTACTACATCAACAAAGCAAACTTTGTTGCTTGCCACAACCCCTCTTATGTAGGTAAATACGATATGGTTGAGGATTTGAAAGACGGCGGTACCTTCCTGCTGAACTGCGGTTGGGATATGGACGAAATCAATGCAAGAATGCCCGGTAAGGACAAGCGTTATATCGCAAACCACAACATTAAGTTCTACACACTGGACGGCGTTAAAGCAGGTAAAGAGCTCGGCCTCGGCACCAGAATCAACACCGTTCTGCAGTCTGCTTTCTTTAAACTTGCCAACATCATTCCTCAGGAAGATGCTATCAAATACATGAAAGACGCTGCAACTGCTTCTTACGGCAAAAAAGGTGAGAAAGTTGTTGCAATGAACCACGCTGCAATCGATATGGGTGCAAATGCCATCGTCGAGATTAAAGTTCCCGAAGATTGGAAGAATGCTCCCGACAACGAGTACGATAAAGTATCGGTAGCAACCGGCTCCAGAAAAGAACTGGTAGACTACGTTAACAACATTCAGATTCCTGTTAATGCACAGCGCGGCGATAAACTGCCTGTATCTGCATTCAACGGTGCTGAAGACGGTACTTTCCCGCAGGGTTCTGCTGCATTTGAAAAACGCGGCATCGCAGTAGATACACCGCAATGGCAGCCTGAAAACTGCATCCAGTGTAACTTCTGTTCTTATGTTTGCCCGCATGCTGTTATCCGCCCGATGGTTATGACTGAAGAAGAGGCTGCAAAAGCTCCCGCTTCTCAGAAATACGTCGACATGGTTGGTATGCCCGGCTACAAATTTGCTATGACCGTTTCTGTACTGGACTGCACAGGCTGCGGCTCTTGTGCAAACGTATGCCCTGGTAAGAAGGGTGCTAAAGCACTGGTTATGAAGCCTTTGGATGAGAACCTGGACAAACAGGAAGGTGCTGCTTACAACCTCACTCTGTCTGCAAAACCAGAAGTATTTGAGAAATTCAAAGAAACAACCGTTAAAGGCAGCCAGTTTAAACAGCCTCTGCTCGAATTCTCGGGCGCATGCGGCGGCTGCGGTGAAACACCTTACGCAAAACTTGCTACCCAGCTGTTTGGCGATAGAATGTACATTGCAAATGCTACCGGTTGTTCTTCCATCTGGGGCGGCTCTGCTCCATCTACACCGTACACCGTTAACAAGAAAGGCTTCGGCCCCGCTTGGGCGAACTCTCTGTTTGAAGATAACGCAGAGTTTGGCTACGGTATGTACCTTGCTCAGGCTACCCTGCGCAACCAGGCTATTACAAAAATCCTTGCACTTTCGAAAAATGCAGAAGGTGCAGTAAAAGAGGCTTGCGAGGCTTACCTCTCTACCGTTAACGACGGTGTTGCAAACACACCTGCTGCTGAAAAACTCATTGCTGAGCTTGAAAAATGCGGCTGTGCCGAGGCAAAAGAAATCCTCAAAAACAAAGAATTCCTCGCTAAGAAATCCAACTGGATCTTCGGCGGCGACGGTTGGGCATTTGATATCGGCTTTGGCGGTTTGGATCACGTTATCGCTTCCGGTGAGGACGTTAACATTCTCGTATTCAACACCGAGGTTTACTCCAACACAGGTGGTCAGTCCTCTAAAGCAACCCCGACAGGTGCTGTTGCTCAGTTTGCTGCTGCAGGTAAAGAAGTAAAACAAAAAGACCTTGCTGCCATTGCAATGAGCTACGGTTATGTATACGTTGCTCAGGTTGCTATGGGTGCCGACTACAACCAATGCATCAAAGCATTTGTTGAGGCAGAAAGCTACCACGGTCCTTCTCTGATCATTGCTTACTCGCCTTGTATCAACCACGGTATTAAGGGCGGCTTGGTAAATGCTCAGACACAAATCAAGGCTGCGGTTGCTGCAGGTTACTGGCATATGTTCCGCTTCGACCCACGTCTGGCGGGAGAAGGCAAGAACCCGTTCCAGCTCGATTCGAAAGCTCCTTCTGCAAGCTATGCAGACTTTATCAAGAACGAAGTTCGCTATACTGCTCTTACCCGCGCATTCCCAGAGAGAGCAGAAGTTCTGTTTGATAAAGCAGAGAAGGTTGCTGCTGATAAGTACAACCACTTGCTGAAACTCTCTAAACTCTACGATGTAGAATAA
- the aspS gene encoding aspartate--tRNA ligase yields MADTMNGLKRTNYCTELTIDNIGKEVVVAGWVQKIRNLGNLLFIDLRDRSGILQLAFDDATAREVFEKAETLRGEYVIMAKGVVRKREAINKDIKTGDIEIFVVDLRILGKAQTPPFEITDTTNVKEELRLKYRYLDLRRSEMQRAIQMRHKIVKVARDYYDEHNFLEIETPILIKSTPEGARDYLVPSRLHEGKFYALPQSPQLYKQLLMLSGFDRYLQIARCFRDEDLRADRQPEFTQIDLEMSFADEEDIMCTNEGFIKRVMKDALGVDIETPFRRISYAEAMNRYGSDKPDTRFGLELIDLSDILKNTEFKVFAGAIAGGGSVRAINVKDGAHHLSRKEIDKLTDFVKTYKAKGLAYTRLTEDSETSSFEKFLNEEEKNAIRERMGAKKGDVLLVVADADNNVVYDSLGALRCEMADRLGLIKEGTFDLLWVTDFPLFEYSEEENRYVAKHHPFTMPKVEDIDMVEKDPAHCLARAYDMVMNGCEVGGGSVRINDPELQERMFKALGFTMEDAREKFGFLIDAYKYGAPPHCGMAFGLDRLVMLMLEKDSIRDVIAFPKVQNASEPMSQCPNTVEDKSLRELHIKIDASAQPETK; encoded by the coding sequence ATGGCTGATACTATGAACGGTTTAAAACGAACCAATTATTGTACAGAACTCACCATTGATAACATTGGTAAAGAAGTGGTTGTAGCAGGTTGGGTTCAAAAAATTCGCAATTTGGGCAATCTTCTTTTTATCGATTTGCGTGACCGTAGCGGCATTTTACAGCTTGCTTTTGACGATGCAACCGCACGCGAAGTGTTTGAAAAAGCAGAGACTTTGCGCGGCGAGTATGTAATTATGGCAAAAGGTGTTGTTCGCAAACGCGAAGCAATCAATAAAGACATCAAAACAGGCGATATAGAAATTTTTGTGGTTGACCTGCGTATTTTGGGCAAAGCACAAACCCCCCCGTTCGAAATTACCGATACCACCAATGTAAAGGAAGAGCTGCGGTTGAAATACCGTTACCTTGACCTGCGCCGCAGCGAAATGCAGCGTGCTATCCAGATGCGCCATAAAATTGTAAAGGTTGCGCGCGACTACTACGATGAACACAACTTTCTTGAAATAGAAACCCCTATTCTCATCAAATCTACCCCAGAGGGTGCGCGCGATTATTTGGTGCCGTCTCGTTTACACGAGGGCAAATTTTACGCATTGCCGCAGTCGCCGCAGCTTTACAAGCAACTGTTGATGCTCTCGGGGTTTGACCGCTACCTACAAATTGCACGATGCTTCCGTGATGAGGACTTGCGTGCAGACCGTCAGCCGGAGTTTACCCAAATCGACCTTGAGATGTCTTTTGCCGATGAAGAAGACATCATGTGCACCAACGAAGGCTTTATCAAACGTGTCATGAAAGATGCACTCGGGGTTGATATTGAAACTCCGTTCCGCAGAATCTCTTATGCTGAGGCGATGAACCGTTACGGCTCGGACAAACCCGATACCAGATTTGGTTTGGAGTTGATAGACCTTTCGGATATTTTGAAAAATACCGAGTTTAAGGTGTTTGCAGGTGCAATTGCAGGCGGAGGCAGTGTCCGCGCGATCAATGTAAAAGACGGTGCACACCATCTTTCGCGTAAAGAGATTGATAAGCTAACCGACTTTGTAAAAACCTACAAGGCGAAAGGCTTGGCATACACCCGCCTTACCGAAGACAGCGAGACATCCAGCTTTGAAAAATTCCTGAATGAAGAAGAGAAAAACGCTATTCGCGAAAGAATGGGTGCAAAAAAAGGCGATGTTCTGCTGGTAGTGGCAGACGCCGACAACAACGTGGTGTACGATTCTCTCGGTGCACTGCGCTGTGAAATGGCCGACAGACTGGGACTAATTAAAGAAGGTACCTTTGATTTGCTGTGGGTTACCGACTTCCCGCTGTTTGAGTACAGCGAAGAAGAAAACCGTTACGTGGCAAAACACCACCCGTTTACCATGCCGAAAGTAGAAGACATTGATATGGTGGAAAAAGACCCTGCGCATTGCCTTGCAAGAGCATACGATATGGTTATGAACGGCTGCGAGGTGGGCGGCGGTTCGGTTCGTATCAACGACCCCGAGTTGCAGGAGCGTATGTTTAAAGCACTGGGCTTTACGATGGAGGACGCAAGGGAGAAGTTCGGTTTCCTCATCGACGCATACAAATACGGTGCACCACCGCACTGTGGTATGGCATTCGGTTTGGACAGACTTGTGATGCTGATGCTTGAAAAAGACAGCATTCGCGACGTGATTGCATTCCCCAAAGTACAGAATGCAAGCGAGCCGATGAGCCAGTGCCCCAACACCGTTGAGGATAAGAGCCTGCGCGAGCTGCACATTAAAATTGATGCTTCGGCACAGCCAGAAACCAAATAA